aaagatggaaggatgcctaccaGCTTTATATGGTATATTAAGCACCCGGATAGAACATAGCCTACATACTCGTTCTATATACCACAAAGAATCAAAAGGGTTTGCCTTACAAGAGCGAACTCTGAGTGGTTTGGTATGGAGCCGTGGGAAATATTAGTGTCTTCAGTGATTTGCTGGCTTGTTATTTAGTCCCGTATGTTCTTGTTTGTGAGAACACCCTTGTTTCCagcatggttgtacttgtagacgAGAACACAATGGTTTCCGCCGTCCACAACGACCAACTTCGTCCCGTCTGGTGTCAGAGCAATCTCCTGTGGTGACTTCAGACCTTCTTGCTTGGCAACAAGGGTGTCCAAATGATGCCCGTCACTTGCAAATATCTCCAGTGTGTTTTTCCAGTGATCTGCAACGATAACATTTCCCTCTTTGTCGACACACACTCCTTTTGGGCACCGGAGAATGTCCTTACCGATGGTAACTTTCAGGCGTCCTTCGTTATCCAGAACTTTGACCGTCCCGTCGCCAATGTCAGAAACGTAGATGTTGGACAGACCGTCTGTGTTGATGTTCCGCGGCGCAGAGAGAGGTGACTTAATTGTGTTGGTTTTCATGTATTTAATTGTTTTAGAAACTGGATCCCTTCCTCTAGCATATATGGCAACTGTGTTATTTACTCTTTCAGAAAAAATCAATGTATGACCTTTGTCCAACGCAGCTACACCTTTGCATCCTGCGATATACAGTTCTGTCGAAACCTTCCTCGAGCATAAGCAGGGTAACTTAAGCACTTCTCCCATACCAGGACACGTGACAAATATGTCTGCTTTCGAATTCAACGAGCGACATGCAACAGCGCTTGGAAAGGTGACGCCACCGTTTCGTGTTGATATCTCTCCCTCCCATTTTCCATTAATGTCGAAAAGCTGAACCCGATGACTCAATGAGTCAGCTACAATGACTGTTCCTTTGGGACAGATGGTCAGACCTTCGGGGCCCCAGAACTGGCCATATTTTCCGAAAGAGTGGAGGAAGTCTACTGTAGGAAACTTCTTCGGTGCCTGTAGGCCAATCACTGCGCCTCTTGTGTTGTCATCAATGGGCAAGTCTTCCAACAGATCCAAGTTCTCGTCTACGCCGAAATGGACGGTCTTCAAATCGTCACACAGAGTCGTCTCGTCTTCTGTCACGCACGTCTCCTCGTCATCATTATTCAGCTCTTTGTTTTCCTTGACAGCTGAGGAAAATTTGAGAGGGGTTGTAGATGGGTCACCACTATCTGAGATCACTGATCCCGCCACGCTTCCCGAGTCGGCAATACTGGAGACACTTTGTGCAGGGCTTAGTGTGACGCCACCGTCGCCAAGTTGCTTGAGAAACCAGCGACATTCGTCGTCTACCTTTGCAATAAGCCTCTCCTTGAGAGCCTCCGCTCTGTCGTTTGCTTCCCTTCGCATGTTTTCGACATCATAGCAGTTGTTGTCTTTGTTCCGCTCAATGAGGACCTTCCGGTTCTCTCTCTTAAAGGCTGTGAATTCACGACGGAGGGCGTCTGCTTCTGCCACCAGAGACGTGCATCTACATAATGCATATGGTACATTGAAACATATTGATTAATTCCTCTTATCAGGCTGTTATGGACAAATCTCATAACAAGGTATCTTAATACCATTAGACACATTCATCTATCAGTACACCCAGCCAGCCATACgccgtacacacacacacgctcacgcACTCAaagacagatagagagagagagagagaaatgtatACCAACTAGAAGGAAACTTTACCTGTGATCCGTGAAGGAAAACTACAATGGGAACTTTTACCTGTGATCCTTGTGGTCTTCCAAGCGACAAACACGGCATAACATCGTCCCACATTCCTCACAGTACAGCTTCAAGCGCAGGTTGTGCTTTGCACACCTGAACGGGCAACAGGCCAACTTTAAGTAAACATTGACGTCATTGTATCTTATACAAACAATTCATTACTTACTGCGCCATCGCTCTCCTAGTGACTGCTATATGTTTGTTATACTACTATGATGACATATATAGTAACATTGATAGTCTTCGTAGGGTAGTCTTCACATGGTACAATGCTATATGCTAGTAGTCCTGTACTCGTTATCATACAAAGCACGCATTATATTACTAGCGAAACTTGATAACCATCAGCCATCCTGCCTTTTTTTGCTAGGTCCAGTTTTCAAACGTTAGACTAAAGTTGTACTAAAATGGGTTTGTACTGGCTAAACACTCATGAAAACACCACACCTGTGCAAGACTTCCTCCAATTCAGGGTTGACCTTCTTCAGGTGTTCCCGAAAATGGCGGAAAGCCCCCCGGCCCTTCGCCGCTACTAGATCCAGGAGAGCTCTGGCCTGATCATGAGGAGTCTTCTCAGCCACAGTATTATAATACTCCTCCTCCACTATCTCCCCGTACTGTAGCAGCCTGTCTAGGAACGGTTTGACGAACCGGATCTTCGCCACAAGCTCCGTCCTGTTAGACTTCAGTTTTTCTAGTTCAGACGCCATCTTGCCAAGTACCAGGTTCGGCCAGGTACAGCAAATATCACCTTGACGATAGGGGAATCCCCGCTATCGCCAGGTGAAACGCTATTGGCCAGCATTTCCTTTGTTCGACTAAACCAATCTttcgtgttttattttttctttaccGCAATCACAATTTGTTTAGTTGGTAGGCACCTCACCTCTATTGAATATTATGTCACTGTCATAGTAGATTGATATTGTTTAAGTCTTAACATTTTTCTGCCGGTTTGTTATGCCTGCCAAAGGTCAAGGTTCagttgaccacaagcaataacaATGACGTAACACAATAGAGGTTGTGTTTTCTTCGCTTAGTGCTGCTATACAAAAGGAAGTTTTCTTCAACTTTCAAACAAGTAAACCCTTAGACTCGCATAATATATATTTATTCAATGTTTAAGCTGcatttgtttgtacaaaattcaGAATCACAATATTTACACAGGGCATTTTTAATTCAGTTACAATCACTTATATCTAGAGCAATCAGAAATCAATATACAGAGGTTCACCGCTAAATAACGACAGCCAATGTTGTATTCAGTTACAATGACGTCAGCTAATTGTATGGCGTATGTACCTgcactatactgtaaatgcatttaagttcacatggatttaatttcgcggtatcgaGAAAAAGGACTACGACGGAAGGATTACGACAGTAGTTCTCCTCCAATCCGGACATAGGATAATTAGCAGGTGTGTGGTCGTGTGCATATATATGAGGTGTCTGACTGccccagcgctgacacgtcttgccttttcgcggtggttttaagctgAATGTGAGAAAAAGTCTGGAAAAAAAACCTGTGTTGGGTTGAGGTCTTGCTGGACGGTGTAAAAATGGTTTGTTGAATACTTGTTTGACAAGTATCTTTAGTAAATACCGTTTGTATACTTGTTTCAGCCCtctactatccaagcagagtttCAGACTCAgctgacatgaagaaaacagtgcCAGGCAAAACACCTAAAATACATtaaatcaacaaaaaaaaaaacacagccggaAACGAACCACGGTTTGCAGAGTATCAGTCAGTCATAATCGCAAGCTATTCCCTGCGCGTTTTGCTCAGCAAAGTATATCCTTAGGTGGGGGAGGGGTTTGTTGTTTAGAACGGACCTCCGCCACACCATGCACAGTACACgtaaacacacagaaacatcAATGGTACCCAAACAAAATGACCAAAGAATCCTCTCTTTACAAAGCTGTTATCGACAATCtccgttgtttttttcaatttgaaatgcaTATGCTCTCAAGTTCGCAGGAAGTTTTATTTTACAGggttcaattttcaaaatttagcgGGGATGCATGCCTCCGGTTGCGCCTAGAAGCTAACAAAACTTCCCGGTTACGGTCCCGGCGGATGCTATCCCGCATACGGGCCTCTAAGGAGGGGTGGGGGCGCAGGTAGGAAATGGATGAGGCTGGGGGAAAAGTGACTGGTGAGCTTAAATATCGTGATAAGGATGGGAATGGGGGTGGCGGTGATCTACCTGTGAGAAGGGGTGTAGGTGGGGATGAGGATAGGTAAGGAGGCCAGCCGGGAACGAGGTGTGATGAGGAAGTGGGTTGGAAAGAAGACTCGCGCTGCGCATGGACTCTGGGTGCGGAGTTGTGAGGTACTTGCGTGGGAGAGTTGCCATCAGAAAAGGAAATGGATGATAAGGGGGAGCGGGGTATGGGGGTGTCAGTACGGGCGGAGGGGGAGTAGTTAGTAAAGGGGAGACCGGGACTGGTGGGAGAGGAGGACAGGTTGGGGGATGGGGATGATGACGTGGGGAGGGGGTCCTGGGATGGAGACTGAGATGGGGAGAGGCTGGTTGGTGGGGTAAAGCCAACACTTGGAGGGGGAGGTAGGTACATAAAAATCATCTCTCTCAAGGAACCTGACATTCTACTAATGCGCGCGAGGTGCTGTACCCATACGAGAGATCGTGGGTGCGAGCCCCTCTCATTGTGGTCTACCCGTGAGTAGGGGTGGTTCCTTAGTACTGCCCTCCTGATT
This genomic stretch from Branchiostoma floridae strain S238N-H82 chromosome 13, Bfl_VNyyK, whole genome shotgun sequence harbors:
- the LOC118429614 gene encoding tripartite motif-containing protein 2-like, with translation MLCRVCRLEDHKDHRCTSLVAEADALRREFTAFKRENRKVLIERNKDNNCYDVENMRREANDRAEALKERLIAKVDDECRWFLKQLGDGGVTLSPAQSVSSIADSGSVAGSVISDSGDPSTTPLKFSSAVKENKELNNDDEETCVTEDETTLCDDLKTVHFGVDENLDLLEDLPIDDNTRGAVIGLQAPKKFPTVDFLHSFGKYGQFWGPEGLTICPKGTVIVADSLSHRVQLFDINGKWEGEISTRNGGVTFPSAVACRSLNSKADIFVTCPGMGEVLKLPCLCSRKVSTELYIAGCKGVAALDKGHTLIFSERVNNTVAIYARGRDPVSKTIKYMKTNTIKSPLSAPRNINTDGLSNIYVSDIGDGTVKVLDNEGRLKVTIGKDILRCPKGVCVDKEGNVIVADHWKNTLEIFASDGHHLDTLVAKQEGLKSPQEIALTPDGTKLVVVDGGNHCVLVYKYNHAGNKGVLTNKNIRD